In Burkholderia sp. WP9, a genomic segment contains:
- the gltK gene encoding glutamate/aspartate ABC transporter permease GltK, translating to MHHFDWSGIPGALPTLWTGAVVTFKITLIAIVFGIVWGTVLAMLRLSSFKAFEWFAKGYVTIFRSIPLVMVLLWFFLIVPQVLQNVLGLSADIDIRLASAMVAFSLFEAAYYSEIIRAGIQAVPRGQVNAAFALGMNYAQAMRLIVLPQAFRAMVPLLLTQGIVLFQDTSLVYVISLADFFRTATNIGDRDGTNVEMVLFAGACYFAICVIASSLVKGLQKKVAR from the coding sequence ATGCATCATTTCGACTGGAGCGGTATTCCGGGCGCATTGCCTACGCTGTGGACCGGCGCCGTCGTCACCTTCAAGATCACGTTGATCGCGATCGTGTTCGGCATTGTCTGGGGCACGGTCCTCGCCATGTTGCGGCTGTCGTCGTTCAAGGCCTTCGAGTGGTTCGCGAAGGGCTACGTAACGATCTTCCGTTCGATCCCGCTGGTGATGGTGCTGCTGTGGTTCTTCCTGATCGTGCCGCAAGTGCTGCAGAACGTGCTCGGGTTGTCGGCGGATATCGACATTCGCCTCGCGTCGGCCATGGTCGCGTTCTCGCTGTTCGAGGCGGCGTACTATTCGGAGATCATCCGCGCCGGCATTCAGGCCGTGCCGCGCGGGCAGGTCAACGCGGCGTTCGCGCTCGGCATGAACTACGCGCAGGCCATGCGCCTGATCGTGCTGCCGCAGGCATTCCGCGCCATGGTTCCGCTGCTGCTCACGCAGGGTATCGTGCTGTTTCAGGATACGTCTCTCGTCTACGTGATCAGCCTCGCCGACTTCTTCCGCACCGCCACGAATATTGGCGACCGTGACGGTACGAATGTCGAGATGGTACTGTTCGCGGGCGCGTGTTATTTCGCGATCTGCGTGATCGCGTCGAGCCTCGTCAAAGGTCTTCAGAAAAAGGTCGCAAGATGA
- a CDS encoding amino acid ABC transporter ATP-binding protein, with the protein MISIKNVSKWYGQFQVLTDCTTEVKKGEVVVVCGPSGSGKSTLIKTVNGLEPFQKGEIIINGQSLTDKKTNLSKLRSKVGMVFQHFELFPHLSIVQNLTLAQVKVLGRSKDEATAKGLKLLDRVGLRAHADKFPGQLSGGQQQRVAIARALSMDPIAMLFDEPTSALDPEMINEVLDVMVELAQEGMTMMCVTHEMGFAKKVAHRVIFMDKGLIVEDDRKEDFFANPKSDRAKDFLAKILH; encoded by the coding sequence ATGATCTCTATCAAGAATGTTTCGAAGTGGTACGGTCAGTTCCAGGTGCTGACCGACTGCACGACGGAAGTCAAAAAGGGTGAAGTGGTGGTGGTGTGCGGGCCGTCGGGTTCGGGCAAGTCCACGCTGATCAAAACCGTCAACGGCCTCGAGCCGTTCCAGAAGGGCGAGATCATCATCAACGGTCAGTCGCTGACCGACAAGAAAACCAATCTGTCGAAGCTGCGTTCCAAAGTCGGCATGGTGTTCCAGCACTTCGAACTGTTTCCGCATCTGTCGATCGTGCAGAACCTCACGCTTGCTCAGGTGAAGGTGCTGGGCCGTTCGAAAGACGAAGCAACGGCGAAAGGGCTGAAACTGCTCGATCGCGTGGGCTTGCGCGCGCATGCGGACAAATTCCCGGGGCAGTTGTCGGGCGGTCAGCAACAGCGCGTGGCGATTGCCCGCGCGTTGTCGATGGACCCGATCGCCATGCTGTTCGACGAGCCGACCTCGGCGCTCGATCCGGAAATGATCAACGAAGTGCTCGACGTGATGGTCGAACTCGCGCAGGAAGGCATGACCATGATGTGCGTCACGCACGAAATGGGCTTCGCGAAGAAGGTCGCGCACCGCGTGATCTTCATGGACAAGGGCTTGATCGTGGAAGACGACCGCAAGGAAGACTTCTTCGCCAATCCGAAGTCGGATCGCGCGAAGGACTTTTTGGCCAAGATCCTGCACTAA
- a CDS encoding class II glutamine amidotransferase: MCQLLGMNCAAPTDVTFSFTGFAARGGVTDHHADGWGIAFFEDKACRLFIDHQSSATSPIAEMVKRYPIKSKNTIAHIRKATQGHILLENCHPFMRELWGRHWIFAHNGDLKDYSPVLSGVYQPVGTTDSELAFCALLEGLRKAFPGAQQPPLDELFAALETLTREITQFGVFNFLMSNGQALFAHCSTHLHYIVRRWPFSTAHLVDADVSIDFAKYTTPEDRVAVIATKPLTDNEVWSAFEPGDLMMFQHGEVIDRVNVPVSASVLEKLRNPALDASASASTIAASIEPMPERDAEVDLEAADDAAAFES; encoded by the coding sequence ATGTGCCAACTACTCGGAATGAACTGCGCCGCGCCAACGGACGTCACGTTCTCGTTCACCGGCTTTGCGGCGCGCGGCGGCGTCACCGATCACCATGCCGACGGCTGGGGCATCGCCTTCTTTGAAGACAAAGCCTGCCGCCTGTTCATCGACCATCAATCGTCGGCGACCTCGCCGATCGCCGAGATGGTCAAGCGCTACCCGATCAAATCGAAGAACACCATTGCGCATATCCGCAAGGCGACGCAGGGGCATATCCTGCTGGAAAACTGCCACCCGTTCATGCGTGAATTGTGGGGACGCCACTGGATCTTTGCGCACAACGGCGACCTCAAGGATTATTCGCCGGTGTTATCAGGCGTGTATCAGCCGGTCGGCACGACCGACAGCGAGCTCGCTTTCTGCGCGCTGCTCGAAGGTTTGCGTAAGGCTTTTCCCGGCGCGCAGCAGCCGCCGCTCGACGAACTGTTTGCCGCGCTCGAAACCCTCACGCGCGAAATCACGCAGTTCGGCGTGTTCAATTTCCTGATGTCGAACGGCCAGGCGCTGTTCGCGCATTGCTCCACGCATCTGCACTACATCGTGCGGCGCTGGCCGTTTTCCACCGCGCATCTCGTCGACGCGGACGTGTCGATCGATTTCGCCAAGTACACCACGCCCGAAGACCGCGTCGCGGTCATCGCCACCAAGCCGCTGACCGACAACGAAGTCTGGAGCGCATTCGAACCGGGCGATCTGATGATGTTCCAGCACGGCGAGGTGATTGACCGCGTCAACGTGCCGGTGTCGGCTTCGGTACTGGAAAAGCTGCGCAATCCCGCGTTGGATGCGTCGGCTTCGGCCAGTACGATCGCAGCTTCGATCGAGCCCATGCCCGAGCGGGACGCCGAGGTGGACCTCGAAGCAGCGGACGACGCGGCAGCGTTCGAATCCTGA
- the pyrC gene encoding dihydroorotase has translation MTASNASLDSITLARPDDWHLHVRDGAMLAAVLPDTARQFGRAIIMPNLKPPVTTTAMAQAYRERIVAAIPEGAKFEPLMTLYLTDNTPPDEIRRARESGFVHGVKLYPAGATTNSDAGVTDIMKCAKTLEVMQEVGMPLLVHGEVTDASIDLFDREKVFIDRVMTPLRRAFPALKVVFEHITTKDAVDYIREAGVAPGLLGATITAHHLLYNRNAIFQGGIRPHYYCLPVLKRETHRVALVEAATSGNPRFFLGTDSAPHPKGLKEHACGCAGCYTALHALELYTEAFDKADALDKLEGFASFFGADFYGLPRSEEKVTLRREEWTLPAELPVGDTPVVPLRGGESIGWRLV, from the coding sequence ATGACTGCTTCCAACGCTTCCCTCGACTCCATCACGCTCGCCCGCCCGGACGACTGGCACCTGCACGTCCGCGACGGCGCGATGCTGGCCGCCGTGCTGCCGGACACCGCGCGCCAGTTCGGCCGTGCGATCATCATGCCGAACCTGAAGCCGCCGGTCACGACCACCGCGATGGCGCAGGCTTATCGCGAGCGGATCGTCGCCGCGATTCCCGAAGGCGCGAAGTTCGAACCGCTAATGACGTTGTACCTGACCGACAACACGCCGCCCGACGAAATCCGCCGTGCGCGCGAAAGCGGCTTCGTGCATGGCGTGAAGCTGTATCCGGCGGGCGCGACGACCAACTCGGACGCGGGCGTCACCGACATCATGAAGTGCGCCAAAACGCTCGAAGTAATGCAGGAAGTGGGCATGCCGCTGCTGGTGCACGGTGAAGTGACCGATGCGTCGATCGACCTGTTCGACCGCGAGAAGGTGTTCATCGACCGGGTCATGACGCCGTTGCGCCGCGCGTTTCCGGCGCTGAAGGTGGTGTTCGAGCACATCACCACGAAAGACGCGGTCGACTACATCCGCGAAGCCGGCGTGGCGCCGGGGCTGCTGGGCGCGACGATCACCGCGCATCACCTGCTGTACAACCGCAACGCGATCTTCCAGGGCGGCATTCGTCCGCATTACTACTGCTTGCCGGTGTTAAAGCGCGAGACGCATCGCGTGGCGCTGGTCGAGGCGGCGACGTCGGGCAATCCGCGCTTCTTCCTCGGCACGGACAGCGCGCCGCATCCGAAGGGGTTGAAAGAGCACGCTTGCGGCTGCGCGGGTTGCTATACGGCGCTGCACGCTTTGGAGCTGTACACGGAAGCGTTCGACAAAGCCGACGCGCTCGACAAGCTCGAAGGCTTTGCAAGCTTTTTTGGCGCGGACTTCTACGGTCTGCCGCGCAGCGAGGAGAAGGTCACGCTGCGTCGTGAAGAATGGACGCTGCCGGCCGAGTTGCCGGTTGGCGATACGCCGGTCGTGCCGCTGCGCGGCGGCGAGTCGATCGGCTGGCGTCTCGTTTGA
- a CDS encoding DUF3025 domain-containing protein translates to MQAHEAKPAGFAAIDWARPWFAPFAARGRRWQQAALTGYEALLAEMNADAGETRQTTGRGQRLAFIAQDDLPPGAAYEAHIASTGCVPTRHNLHDFFNASMWFAFPRIKAALNVRQSAAIDALGVGPTRGGVRDTLTLFDENALLFACADPALSAALRGFDWHTLLVARRDAWGMSCEVRCFGHALLEKLIAPFKACTGHAWIVDVPAAYFEWDATKRDVWLDESVAEALLSTDALTSRMFAPLPVLGIPGWWPENESPSFYDDTAVFRCGRRAR, encoded by the coding sequence ATGCAGGCGCATGAGGCGAAGCCGGCGGGCTTCGCCGCAATCGACTGGGCAAGGCCGTGGTTCGCGCCGTTCGCCGCACGCGGCAGGCGCTGGCAGCAGGCCGCGCTGACGGGCTACGAGGCCCTGCTCGCCGAGATGAACGCCGATGCCGGTGAAACGCGGCAAACCACGGGGCGTGGCCAGCGCCTTGCGTTCATCGCACAGGACGATCTGCCGCCAGGCGCGGCGTACGAGGCGCATATCGCGTCCACCGGCTGCGTGCCGACCCGCCACAATCTGCACGACTTCTTCAATGCGTCGATGTGGTTTGCTTTTCCGCGCATCAAGGCGGCGCTGAACGTGCGTCAGTCGGCGGCCATCGATGCGTTGGGCGTCGGCCCGACCCGCGGCGGCGTGCGCGATACGCTGACGCTGTTCGACGAGAACGCGCTGCTGTTCGCATGCGCGGATCCCGCTTTGAGCGCGGCCTTGCGCGGTTTCGACTGGCACACGCTGCTGGTGGCGCGGCGTGATGCGTGGGGCATGAGTTGCGAAGTGCGCTGCTTCGGCCATGCATTGCTGGAAAAGCTGATCGCGCCGTTCAAGGCCTGCACGGGCCACGCGTGGATCGTCGATGTGCCGGCTGCATATTTCGAATGGGACGCGACGAAACGGGACGTGTGGCTCGACGAGTCCGTCGCCGAGGCGCTGCTCAGTACCGACGCACTCACGAGTCGCATGTTCGCGCCGCTTCCAGTGCTGGGCATTCCGGGCTGGTGGCCGGAGAACGAATCTCCCTCGTTCTACGACGACACTGCCGTATTTCGCTGCGGGCGGCGCGCGCGTTGA
- a CDS encoding OsmC family protein, giving the protein MECKVSWMGQDGMAFAAETGSGHLVAMDGAPEGGGRNLAPRPMEMVLLGTGGCTAYDVVMILKKSRQEISDCSVTLKAERASEDPKVFTKIHFHFTVTGKNLNPATVERAINLSHDKYCSASIMIAKTAELTHSFDIVAS; this is encoded by the coding sequence ATGGAATGCAAAGTGAGTTGGATGGGGCAAGACGGGATGGCGTTCGCAGCCGAGACGGGCAGCGGCCATCTGGTGGCGATGGACGGCGCGCCCGAAGGCGGCGGCCGAAACCTCGCGCCGCGTCCGATGGAAATGGTTTTGCTCGGCACGGGCGGCTGCACCGCCTACGACGTCGTGATGATCCTGAAGAAAAGCCGTCAGGAAATCAGCGATTGCTCGGTGACGCTGAAAGCCGAACGCGCCAGCGAAGATCCGAAAGTGTTCACCAAGATTCACTTTCACTTCACCGTGACGGGCAAGAATCTGAACCCGGCCACCGTGGAACGCGCAATCAACCTGTCGCACGACAAGTACTGCTCGGCGTCGATCATGATCGCGAAGACCGCTGAGCTGACGCACTCGTTCGACATCGTGGCGAGCTGA
- the rplM gene encoding 50S ribosomal protein L13, whose product MKTFSAKAHEVTREWYVIDATDKVLGRVASEVAHRLRGKHKPEFTPHVDTGDFIIVINAGKLKVTGNKATDKKYYRHSGYPGGIYETTFGKMQERFPGRALEKAVKGMLPKGPLGYAMIKKLKVYAEATHPHSAQQPKALEI is encoded by the coding sequence ATGAAGACGTTTTCCGCAAAAGCCCATGAGGTTACGCGTGAATGGTACGTGATTGACGCGACGGATAAGGTTCTCGGGCGTGTCGCCAGCGAAGTGGCACACCGTCTTCGCGGCAAGCACAAGCCTGAATTCACTCCGCACGTCGACACCGGTGATTTCATCATCGTTATCAACGCCGGCAAGCTGAAGGTCACGGGCAACAAGGCTACTGACAAGAAGTACTACCGCCACTCGGGCTACCCGGGCGGTATCTATGAAACGACGTTCGGCAAGATGCAAGAACGCTTCCCGGGCCGTGCGCTCGAGAAAGCGGTCAAGGGCATGCTGCCGAAGGGCCCGCTCGGCTACGCGATGATCAAGAAGCTGAAGGTCTACGCTGAAGCAACGCATCCGCATTCGGCACAACAGCCGAAAGCGCTCGAGATCTAA
- the rpsI gene encoding 30S ribosomal protein S9 — protein sequence MIGNWNYGTGRRKSAVARVFIKAGKGDIVVNGKPIADYFSRETSLMIVRQPLELTNHGVTFDIKVNVTGGGETGQAGAVRHGITRALMDYDATLKPELSKAGFVTRDAREVERKKVGFHKARRRKQFSKR from the coding sequence ATGATCGGTAACTGGAATTACGGCACGGGCCGCCGCAAGAGCGCCGTCGCACGCGTCTTCATCAAGGCAGGCAAGGGCGATATCGTTGTGAACGGCAAGCCTATCGCCGATTATTTCTCGCGCGAAACGTCGCTGATGATCGTGCGTCAGCCGCTGGAACTCACGAACCACGGCGTTACGTTCGATATCAAGGTCAACGTGACGGGTGGCGGTGAAACGGGTCAGGCCGGTGCGGTTCGCCACGGCATCACCCGCGCGCTGATGGACTACGACGCAACGCTGAAGCCGGAACTGTCGAAAGCTGGTTTCGTCACGCGTGACGCTCGTGAAGTCGAACGTAAGAAGGTCGGCTTCCACAAGGCACGTCGCCGGAAGCAATTCTCGAAGCGTTAA
- the erpA gene encoding iron-sulfur cluster insertion protein ErpA produces MNAVTETPVTEMPAPFVFTDAAADKVKQLIEEEGNADLKLRVFVQGGGCSGFQYGFTFDEAVNEDDTVMNKSGVQLLIDSMSYQYLVGAEIDYKDDINGAQFVIKNPNATTTCGCGSSFSV; encoded by the coding sequence ATGAACGCAGTCACCGAAACACCCGTGACCGAGATGCCCGCCCCCTTCGTTTTTACCGACGCAGCGGCTGACAAGGTCAAGCAACTGATCGAAGAAGAAGGCAATGCGGACCTCAAACTGCGCGTTTTCGTGCAGGGCGGCGGCTGCTCGGGCTTTCAGTACGGTTTTACGTTCGACGAAGCCGTCAACGAAGACGACACCGTCATGAACAAGAGCGGCGTCCAGCTGCTGATCGATTCGATGAGCTACCAGTATCTGGTGGGCGCTGAGATCGACTACAAGGACGACATCAACGGCGCGCAGTTCGTCATCAAGAACCCGAACGCCACGACCACCTGTGGTTGCGGTTCATCGTTCTCGGTTTGA
- a CDS encoding anhydro-N-acetylmuramic acid kinase encodes MAQDPADGVYFGLMSGTSMDGVDGVAVRFAQGKPPVVLAEAFVGFAAGLREALFALQQPGDNEIEREALAANALATRYAVCCHELLHGSRVPAAEVRAIGVHGQTVRHRPEKGYTRQINNPALLAEMMHIDVIADFRTRDVAAGGQGAPLVPAFHATVFGAKNETRVVCNLGGISNITILNATGSVRGFDCGPANALLDEWAQRHLGKPFDENGHFAAGGQADRTLLNALLDEPFFSQQPPKSTGRDLFNAQWLDAKLQPFATLAPADVQATLVALTAVTVAREIERHASDARAVYVCGGGARNPEIMRSLQQALEDSGVSGVPVMTTDALGVPPSQVEPLAFAWLAMRCVARRPGNLPAVTGASAERVLGAIYPR; translated from the coding sequence GTGGCGCAAGACCCCGCAGACGGCGTCTACTTTGGATTGATGTCCGGCACGAGCATGGACGGCGTGGACGGCGTGGCCGTCAGGTTCGCGCAAGGCAAGCCGCCCGTCGTGCTGGCCGAAGCATTTGTCGGCTTTGCCGCGGGCCTGCGCGAGGCATTGTTCGCGCTCCAGCAACCCGGAGACAACGAGATCGAGCGCGAGGCGCTGGCCGCCAATGCACTCGCCACGCGTTACGCGGTGTGCTGCCACGAACTGCTGCACGGCAGCCGCGTACCCGCCGCGGAGGTGCGCGCGATCGGCGTGCACGGGCAGACGGTGCGGCATCGGCCGGAAAAGGGTTACACGCGGCAAATCAACAACCCGGCGCTGCTCGCGGAAATGATGCATATCGACGTGATCGCCGATTTCCGCACCCGCGACGTGGCGGCCGGCGGCCAGGGCGCGCCGCTCGTGCCGGCGTTTCACGCCACCGTGTTCGGCGCGAAGAACGAAACACGGGTGGTCTGCAATCTCGGCGGGATCAGCAATATCACGATTCTGAACGCGACCGGCAGCGTGCGCGGCTTCGATTGCGGGCCGGCTAACGCACTCCTCGACGAATGGGCGCAGCGCCATCTGGGCAAACCGTTCGACGAAAATGGCCACTTTGCGGCGGGCGGGCAGGCGGATCGCACGCTGCTGAACGCCCTGCTCGACGAGCCCTTTTTCAGCCAGCAGCCGCCGAAAAGCACCGGCCGCGACCTGTTCAATGCGCAATGGCTCGACGCGAAGCTGCAGCCGTTTGCCACCCTCGCCCCAGCGGACGTTCAAGCGACGCTGGTTGCGCTTACCGCGGTGACGGTCGCGCGCGAAATCGAGCGGCATGCGTCGGACGCGCGAGCGGTCTATGTGTGCGGCGGCGGCGCGCGCAATCCGGAGATCATGCGGTCCTTGCAGCAGGCGCTGGAGGACAGCGGCGTGAGCGGCGTTCCCGTCATGACGACCGATGCGCTCGGCGTGCCGCCGAGCCAGGTGGAGCCACTGGCGTTCGCGTGGCTCGCGATGCGCTGCGTGGCGCGTCGTCCGGGCAATTTGCCGGCGGTGACGGGCGCGTCCGCCGAGCGCGTACTCGGGGCAATCTACCCGCGTTGA
- the tyrS gene encoding tyrosine--tRNA ligase, translated as MSTESTKPSPAFPITDEVRHALAVTKRGVDELLIEDEFAQKLARSAATGKPLRIKLGLDPTAPDIHIGHTVVLNKMRQLQDLGHTVIFLIGDFTSLIGDPSGRNATRPPLTREQIESNAKTYFEQAALVLDRDKTEIRYNSEWSMPLGADGMIKLASRYTVARILEREDFTKRFQGGVPISIHEFLYPLMQGYDSVALNADLELGGTDQKFNLLVGRELQKQYGQEQQCILTMPLLEGLDGVEKMSKSKNNYIGISEKPTDMFGKLMSISDVLMWRYFELLSFRPMEEIAGFKKEIEAGRNPRDFKVLLGQEIVARFHSQADAERALEDFNHRAKGGVPDDIPAVTLAGAPLAIGQLLKQASLVPSTSEALRNIEQGGVKIDGTTVSDKGLKVEAGEYVVQVGKRRFARVTLTA; from the coding sequence ATGAGCACCGAGTCCACCAAGCCCAGCCCCGCCTTCCCGATCACCGACGAAGTCCGTCACGCCCTCGCCGTCACCAAGCGCGGGGTCGATGAACTGCTGATCGAAGACGAATTCGCGCAAAAACTCGCGAGGAGCGCGGCGACGGGCAAGCCGCTGCGTATCAAGCTCGGTCTCGATCCGACCGCGCCGGACATCCACATCGGCCACACGGTCGTGTTGAACAAGATGCGCCAGTTGCAGGATCTCGGCCACACGGTGATCTTTCTGATCGGCGATTTCACGTCGCTGATCGGCGATCCGTCGGGCCGTAACGCCACGCGCCCGCCGCTCACGCGCGAGCAGATCGAATCGAACGCGAAGACGTATTTCGAGCAGGCCGCGCTCGTGCTCGACCGTGACAAGACCGAGATTCGCTACAACAGCGAATGGTCGATGCCGCTCGGCGCCGACGGCATGATCAAGCTCGCGTCGCGCTACACCGTGGCGCGGATTCTCGAACGCGAAGATTTCACCAAGCGTTTTCAGGGCGGCGTGCCGATCTCGATCCACGAGTTCCTGTACCCGCTCATGCAAGGCTACGACTCGGTCGCGCTGAATGCGGACCTCGAACTCGGCGGCACGGACCAGAAGTTCAACCTGCTGGTCGGCCGTGAATTGCAGAAGCAATACGGCCAGGAACAGCAGTGCATTCTGACGATGCCGCTGCTCGAAGGGCTGGACGGCGTCGAGAAAATGTCGAAGTCGAAGAACAACTACATCGGCATCAGCGAAAAGCCGACCGACATGTTCGGCAAGCTGATGAGCATTTCCGACGTGCTGATGTGGCGTTACTTCGAACTGCTGTCGTTCCGGCCAATGGAAGAAATCGCCGGCTTCAAGAAGGAAATCGAAGCAGGCCGTAATCCGCGCGACTTCAAGGTGTTGCTCGGCCAGGAAATCGTTGCGCGCTTCCACTCGCAAGCCGACGCCGAACGCGCGCTCGAAGACTTCAACCATCGTGCGAAGGGTGGCGTGCCGGACGATATCCCGGCCGTGACGCTCGCGGGCGCACCGCTCGCGATCGGCCAACTGCTCAAGCAGGCCAGCCTCGTGCCGTCGACGAGTGAAGCGCTGCGCAACATCGAGCAGGGCGGCGTGAAGATCGATGGCACGACCGTGTCGGACAAGGGCCTGAAAGTCGAAGCCGGCGAGTACGTCGTGCAAGTCGGCAAACGCCGTTTTGCACGCGTCACGCTGACGGCATGA
- the dtd gene encoding D-aminoacyl-tRNA deacylase yields the protein MIALIQRVRRAEVRVADRVTGAIEAGLLALVCAERGDTEAAADRLLAKVIGYRVFSDAAGKMNLSVQNLDGAGRAGGLLLVSQFTLAADTNSGLRPSFTPAAPPDEGKRLFDYFVAAARAKHPIVETGEFGADMQVSLVNDGPVTFWLQTNA from the coding sequence ATGATCGCGCTGATTCAACGCGTGCGGCGCGCGGAAGTGCGCGTGGCCGACCGGGTGACCGGCGCGATCGAGGCCGGCCTTCTGGCGCTGGTATGCGCCGAACGCGGCGATACCGAGGCGGCGGCCGACCGGCTGCTCGCCAAGGTGATCGGCTACCGCGTCTTCAGCGACGCGGCCGGCAAAATGAATCTCTCCGTGCAAAATCTCGACGGCGCCGGGCGCGCGGGCGGCCTGCTGCTCGTGTCGCAGTTCACGCTGGCCGCGGATACCAACAGCGGCCTGCGTCCGAGCTTTACGCCGGCCGCGCCGCCGGATGAAGGCAAGCGCCTCTTCGATTATTTCGTCGCGGCAGCGCGCGCGAAACATCCGATCGTCGAAACCGGCGAATTCGGCGCCGATATGCAGGTGTCGCTCGTCAACGACGGGCCGGTCACGTTCTGGCTGCAGACCAACGCCTGA
- a CDS encoding histidine phosphatase family protein: MTTQILFIRHGETDWNRIKRIQGHIDIPLATTGLAQAQRLARRFAHEAKQGARLDAIYSSDLQRAQQTAQPVADTLGLPLQLREGLRERSYGAFQGHDSDEIALRFPDEYAHWQTRDPGFSPPDGESQRALYHRVLHAIEPLVAAHPGGRIACVAHGGVLDCVRRFACGLSLDAPRDYPLLNTSVNTVDFGDGHATIVAWADVSHLDSPSEDDSFRKPAEPGR; this comes from the coding sequence ATGACGACGCAGATTCTGTTCATCCGGCACGGCGAGACCGACTGGAACCGCATCAAGCGCATTCAAGGCCACATCGACATTCCGCTTGCGACCACGGGCCTCGCACAGGCGCAACGACTCGCGCGCCGCTTCGCTCATGAGGCGAAGCAGGGCGCGCGGCTCGACGCGATCTATTCGAGCGACCTGCAACGCGCGCAGCAAACCGCGCAGCCGGTCGCCGACACACTGGGCTTGCCGCTGCAGTTGCGCGAAGGCCTGCGCGAGCGTTCGTATGGCGCTTTCCAGGGCCATGACAGCGACGAGATCGCGCTGCGTTTCCCCGACGAATACGCGCACTGGCAAACTCGCGATCCCGGCTTCTCACCGCCGGATGGTGAGTCGCAACGCGCGCTTTACCATCGCGTGCTGCACGCGATCGAACCGCTGGTGGCCGCGCATCCTGGCGGGCGGATTGCCTGCGTCGCGCATGGTGGCGTGCTTGATTGCGTGCGGCGCTTTGCCTGCGGTCTATCGCTCGATGCGCCGCGTGACTACCCGTTGCTGAACACGAGCGTGAACACGGTGGATTTCGGCGACGGCCACGCGACGATCGTGGCATGGGCGGATGTCTCGCATCTCGATTCGCCGAGCGAGGACGACAGCTTCAGGAAGCCGGCAGAGCCGGGGCGTTGA
- a CDS encoding oxygenase MpaB family protein has protein sequence MSDQTSQPNSRSGFSQFLTRRLRSKLAAGVTHLTSGSGPTLDYSSPPGDPGLFGPHSVCWKVHADFTSMMTGGISALLLQALHPLALAGVWDHSTFRTDILGRLRRTATFIAGTTYGNRHDALVLVERVKRIHLGVSGVAPDGRPYRASEPALLTWVHVAEVSSFMTAHLRYVNPLLPIAAQDQYFAETARIAEMLGASNIPRSRAEIDAYLLAMQPELAASERTREVVRILMNTPAPSASMRPAGVLMLNAGVDLLPDWAQAMLGLQRYAALRRAVARPGVRLVAPVIRWALVNGVSKRARRRVAAGGREPE, from the coding sequence ATGTCCGACCAAACCAGCCAGCCCAACTCGCGTAGCGGTTTCTCGCAGTTTCTCACCCGCAGGCTCCGCTCGAAGCTGGCAGCCGGTGTCACGCATCTGACCAGCGGCAGCGGCCCCACGCTCGACTATTCGTCGCCTCCGGGCGACCCCGGCCTGTTCGGCCCGCATTCGGTTTGCTGGAAAGTCCACGCCGATTTCACGTCGATGATGACGGGCGGCATCAGCGCGCTCCTGCTCCAGGCGTTGCATCCGCTCGCGCTCGCCGGCGTGTGGGACCATTCGACGTTTCGCACCGACATTCTCGGCCGACTGCGGCGCACCGCGACTTTCATCGCGGGCACGACGTATGGCAATCGGCACGACGCGCTCGTGCTGGTGGAGCGTGTGAAGCGCATCCATCTCGGCGTCAGCGGCGTTGCGCCCGACGGACGGCCGTATCGCGCGAGTGAGCCTGCGCTGCTCACATGGGTGCATGTCGCCGAAGTGTCGAGCTTCATGACCGCGCATTTGCGCTATGTGAATCCGCTGCTGCCCATTGCCGCGCAGGATCAGTACTTCGCCGAAACCGCACGGATTGCCGAAATGCTCGGCGCGTCCAACATTCCTCGCTCGCGAGCGGAGATCGACGCTTACTTGCTGGCAATGCAGCCGGAGCTTGCGGCGAGCGAGCGCACACGTGAGGTCGTGAGGATTTTGATGAACACGCCCGCCCCGAGTGCGTCGATGCGGCCCGCCGGCGTGTTGATGCTCAACGCCGGCGTCGACCTTCTGCCCGATTGGGCGCAGGCGATGTTGGGACTACAGCGCTACGCGGCACTGCGCCGTGCGGTGGCGAGGCCCGGCGTGCGGCTGGTCGCGCCGGTGATCCGCTGGGCGCTGGTGAACGGCGTGTCAAAGCGGGCGCGCCGCCGGGTGGCCGCGGGTGGGCGCGAGCCGGAATAA